In Gemmatimonadota bacterium, a single genomic region encodes these proteins:
- the trpC gene encoding indole-3-glycerol phosphate synthase TrpC: protein MPETQDPAALPGILAEIVRTKRAELGALHNRASDLEAALEHAPPVRDFRAAISDPARVSLIAECKRRSPGAGPIRPDLEPAELTRSYEMSGAAALSVLTDEPYFGGSNRDLVEIRGATAIPILRKDFTLDALHVLEARGVGADAVLLIVRILSDDSLRGLLRHVEALGMHALVETHDAYDLDRALEAGAKVIGINNRDLATFTTDLDVTLRLLEQISDDAVVVSESGIRDAADVSRLGQGGVDAVLVGETLLRATDPGAAAAELSRVARVERVHA, encoded by the coding sequence TTGCCCGAAACGCAAGATCCTGCCGCGCTTCCTGGGATTCTCGCGGAAATCGTGCGTACCAAGCGCGCGGAGCTCGGGGCCCTCCACAACCGGGCGTCCGACCTCGAAGCAGCTCTCGAGCACGCGCCCCCGGTGCGGGACTTCCGAGCGGCCATCTCGGATCCTGCGAGGGTCTCTCTGATCGCCGAGTGCAAGCGGCGGTCTCCCGGTGCGGGGCCCATCCGCCCAGACCTCGAGCCCGCAGAACTCACGCGATCGTACGAGATGTCGGGGGCCGCCGCGCTCAGCGTTCTTACGGACGAGCCGTACTTCGGGGGCTCGAACCGGGATCTCGTCGAGATCCGTGGCGCTACGGCGATCCCCATTCTGCGTAAGGACTTCACGCTCGATGCTCTACACGTGCTCGAGGCCCGGGGGGTTGGTGCCGACGCGGTCCTGCTGATCGTGAGGATCCTGTCCGACGACTCGCTGCGCGGGCTGCTGAGGCACGTCGAGGCGCTCGGCATGCACGCGCTCGTCGAGACACACGATGCGTACGACCTCGACCGCGCCCTGGAGGCGGGCGCGAAAGTCATTGGGATCAACAATCGAGACCTGGCGACGTTCACGACCGATCTCGACGTGACGCTGAGACTGCTGGAGCAGATCTCGGACGATGCCGTCGTGGTGTCCGAGAGCGGTATTCGCGATGCCGCGGACGTGTCGCGTCTGGGGCAGGGCGGCGTCGATGCGGTTTTGGTGGGGGAGACCTTGCTCAGGGCCACAGATCCCGGAGCCGCGGCCGCGGAGTTGTCCCGGGTCGCACGTGTGGAGCGTGTGCATGCGTGA